In one Hymenobacter sp. DG25B genomic region, the following are encoded:
- a CDS encoding SAM-dependent methyltransferase translates to MKRIWKYHCPPETKNNMGENPDNPSLPPTYFDAVYQANTDPWHFETSPYEHAKYAATLAALPQARYERVFEIGCSLGVLTARLASRCGYLLAVDVAEAALAQARARCTGLPQVDIRRMQVPESFPEGQFNLILVSEVGYYWSWQALAQAAEAIRAALPVGGQLLLVHWTPPVHDYPLTGDQVHEYFLQHSGPDGPWRHLLGQREATYRLDLLEKAPQA, encoded by the coding sequence TTGAAACGTATCTGGAAGTACCACTGCCCACCGGAAACCAAGAACAACATGGGTGAGAACCCCGATAACCCCAGCCTGCCGCCCACTTACTTCGATGCGGTGTACCAGGCAAATACGGACCCCTGGCATTTCGAAACCAGCCCCTATGAGCACGCCAAGTACGCCGCCACGCTGGCGGCATTGCCCCAGGCGCGGTATGAGCGGGTGTTTGAAATTGGCTGTTCGCTGGGAGTACTTACAGCCCGGCTGGCCTCACGCTGCGGCTATCTGCTGGCCGTAGATGTGGCAGAGGCGGCACTGGCCCAGGCCCGGGCCCGCTGTACCGGGCTGCCCCAGGTAGACATTCGCCGAATGCAGGTACCCGAGAGCTTCCCCGAGGGCCAGTTCAATTTGATTCTGGTGTCGGAAGTGGGGTACTACTGGTCCTGGCAGGCGCTGGCGCAAGCGGCGGAGGCTATCCGGGCGGCCCTTCCCGTAGGCGGGCAGCTCCTGCTAGTGCACTGGACACCACCAGTCCATGACTACCCCCTCACCGGCGACCAAGTGCACGAATACTTCCTGCAGCACTCCGGCCCGGATGGTCCGTGGCGGCATCTACTGGGCCAGCGCGAGGCTACATACCGGCTGGATCTGCTGGAGAAAGCCCCTCAGGCGTAG
- a CDS encoding glycosyltransferase, whose translation MAPNLFQEGSAPAELAVAALQLSTPPHPALLASIIIPAKNEAETLPATLAALATQLDLAGKALAPELFEILVLANNCADATAAAARRFAAAHPALAVHVVEIQLPPAEAHIGRARRLLMDAACRRLEEVQRPQGIIVSTDADTIPAPTWLAATLAEIAAGADAVGGRILTPGMAPVTCTVRRSHLRDAAYRLLCARLESLLDPDPADPWPRHHQFFGGSLALTPAAYRRVGGLPVLPYLEDEALRHALRRHDLRVRHSPQVRVHTSDRQVGRVAVGLSWQLREWARLSAAGTEPMVESSTHLYAHLKLRGKLRRLWQSREHVASCPTYHAQYAELATALACTTPELMQQLLSAETFGQLWEEVAAQRLPRYPAVMVPLGQALLKVRQLLRTVETTPEGLSPADPAGM comes from the coding sequence GTGGCACCCAATCTATTTCAGGAGGGCAGTGCCCCGGCTGAACTGGCCGTAGCGGCTTTGCAGTTGAGCACGCCCCCGCACCCAGCCCTGCTAGCCAGCATCATCATCCCCGCCAAAAACGAAGCCGAAACGCTGCCCGCCACGCTGGCTGCCCTGGCCACGCAGCTGGATCTGGCGGGCAAGGCCCTGGCACCGGAGCTGTTTGAGATACTGGTGCTGGCCAATAATTGCGCAGATGCCACAGCAGCAGCGGCCCGGCGGTTTGCCGCCGCCCATCCGGCCCTGGCTGTGCACGTGGTGGAAATACAGCTGCCGCCGGCGGAGGCCCACATTGGGCGGGCGCGCCGCTTGCTGATGGATGCGGCCTGCCGCCGCCTGGAGGAGGTGCAGCGCCCCCAGGGCATCATTGTTTCCACCGATGCTGATACCATTCCGGCCCCCACATGGCTGGCCGCTACCCTGGCCGAAATTGCCGCCGGCGCTGATGCCGTAGGAGGGCGGATCCTAACGCCTGGCATGGCCCCGGTCACGTGCACGGTGCGGCGCAGCCATCTGCGCGATGCCGCTTACCGGCTGCTATGTGCCCGTCTGGAAAGCCTCCTCGACCCCGACCCGGCCGACCCCTGGCCGCGCCATCATCAGTTCTTTGGCGGCAGCCTGGCCCTCACCCCGGCGGCCTATCGGCGCGTGGGAGGCCTGCCCGTGCTGCCGTATCTGGAAGACGAGGCCCTGCGCCACGCCCTGCGCCGCCACGACCTGCGCGTGCGCCACAGCCCCCAGGTACGCGTGCACACCTCCGACCGGCAGGTAGGGCGCGTGGCCGTCGGGTTGTCCTGGCAGCTGCGCGAGTGGGCCCGGCTAAGCGCGGCCGGTACCGAGCCGATGGTAGAAAGCAGCACCCATCTCTACGCTCACTTAAAGCTGCGCGGCAAGCTGCGCCGGTTGTGGCAAAGCCGGGAGCATGTAGCAAGCTGCCCGACGTACCATGCGCAGTATGCTGAATTAGCCACTGCCCTGGCCTGTACTACCCCGGAGCTAATGCAGCAGTTGCTGTCGGCGGAAACGTTTGGGCAACTCTGGGAAGAGGTAGCGGCGCAACGGCTGCCGCGCTACCCGGCTGTTATGGTACCCCTGGGACAGGCCCTACTGAAGGTGCGGCAGCTGTTGCGCACAGTAGAAACTACGCCTGAGGGGCTTTCTCCAGCAGATCCAGCCGGTATGTAG
- a CDS encoding BamA/TamA family outer membrane protein encodes MPAFHFGAALLLSLLTLPAAAQSPAPDSVTTSAPVKKPRRVKIAVLPIVFSQPETGLAYGAAVLPVWRFGADTTTRSSNARVLAYRTQRKQSSASLTHSIFTPGERWFVGGEAQYFNFPIYYYGVGNDTRKSEKSDISYEVFILNQRVLKRLRPGLFVGGLYRLTNMYNVRIDDALTDDGTRPNWLLERDARERQATLTSGIGPALLYDTRDNILSAHHGRFLDASVLFAGKALGSDYGFMRLQFDARQYWVLGPKDVERTVLAGQVQGIFHGGTVPFRELANLGGERMMRGIYEGRFRDRQLVAAQAEVRQQLFWRLRGVLFGGVGQVQPQVTDFRPGQFNLAGGAGLRIDVNRQDRLSIRIDYGVGSGESSGVYFAFNEAF; translated from the coding sequence ATGCCCGCGTTTCATTTTGGGGCCGCACTGCTGCTGAGTCTGCTCACGCTGCCCGCCGCTGCCCAGTCGCCTGCCCCCGATTCGGTAACTACCAGTGCCCCCGTTAAAAAGCCGCGCCGCGTAAAAATTGCGGTGTTGCCCATCGTGTTTTCGCAACCCGAAACCGGGCTGGCCTACGGGGCCGCCGTGCTGCCCGTGTGGCGTTTTGGGGCCGATACCACCACGCGGAGCTCCAATGCCCGGGTGCTGGCCTACCGTACTCAGCGTAAGCAGTCCAGCGCCAGCCTTACCCATTCTATCTTTACGCCCGGCGAGCGGTGGTTTGTGGGCGGCGAAGCGCAGTACTTCAACTTCCCCATTTACTATTACGGCGTCGGTAACGACACCCGGAAAAGCGAGAAAAGCGACATTTCCTACGAGGTGTTTATCCTCAACCAGCGGGTGCTGAAACGCCTGCGGCCGGGCCTGTTTGTGGGCGGCCTGTACCGCCTCACCAACATGTACAATGTGCGCATTGATGATGCCCTCACCGATGACGGCACCCGCCCCAACTGGCTGCTGGAGCGCGACGCCCGCGAGCGGCAGGCCACGCTTACTTCCGGCATAGGCCCCGCGTTGCTCTATGATACCCGTGACAATATCCTGAGTGCCCACCACGGCCGCTTTCTGGATGCCAGCGTACTATTCGCGGGCAAAGCTCTGGGCAGCGACTATGGCTTTATGCGCCTGCAGTTTGATGCGCGCCAGTATTGGGTGCTGGGGCCGAAGGACGTAGAGCGTACCGTGCTGGCCGGGCAGGTGCAGGGCATATTTCATGGCGGCACGGTACCCTTCCGGGAGCTGGCTAACCTGGGAGGCGAGCGGATGATGCGCGGGATTTACGAAGGCCGCTTCCGGGACCGGCAGCTGGTGGCCGCGCAGGCTGAGGTGCGGCAGCAGCTTTTCTGGCGGCTGCGCGGTGTGCTGTTTGGCGGCGTGGGGCAGGTACAACCTCAGGTTACCGATTTCCGCCCCGGCCAGTTTAACCTGGCCGGCGGCGCCGGTTTGCGCATTGATGTCAACCGCCAAGACCGGCTAAGCATCCGGATTGATTATGGCGTGGGCTCCGGCGAGTCCAGCGGCGTATATTTTGCCTTTAATGAGGCCTTCTAA
- a CDS encoding PIG-L deacetylase family protein → MTEAAALFHSLPLYPAAYAASLGSTVVIVPHPDDEALGCGGLLALLRQAGQEVRVVLVSDGTMSHPNSRKFPPAARQALRQAELEASLRCLGANAAQVLYLKLPDGAVPGTGPETEVPAQAIRRLLAAHSPQTVLVPWRRDPHPDHRATHALLQLALAGFSSPPRVIEYLVWAWERAAPADLPLPGEATGWRLDIQSVLAQKQAALAAHASQLPGSPINDDPTGFTLAESMLAHFAQPFETYLEVPLPTGNQEQHG, encoded by the coding sequence ATGACTGAAGCCGCCGCGCTCTTCCACTCCCTGCCGCTATACCCGGCGGCTTATGCGGCCAGTCTGGGCTCCACCGTCGTCATAGTGCCCCACCCCGATGATGAAGCCCTGGGCTGTGGCGGCCTGCTGGCGCTGCTGCGGCAGGCCGGGCAAGAGGTGCGTGTGGTTTTAGTGAGTGATGGCACCATGTCTCACCCTAACTCCCGAAAATTTCCGCCAGCGGCCCGGCAGGCCTTACGGCAAGCCGAGTTAGAAGCCTCTTTGCGCTGCCTGGGCGCTAATGCGGCCCAGGTTTTATACCTGAAGCTGCCGGACGGGGCCGTGCCCGGCACCGGCCCGGAAACCGAGGTTCCGGCACAGGCTATCCGCCGGCTTCTTGCGGCGCATTCCCCTCAAACGGTACTGGTGCCCTGGCGGCGCGACCCTCACCCCGACCATCGAGCCACCCACGCCTTGCTGCAACTGGCGCTGGCCGGCTTCTCCTCTCCTCCCCGGGTAATTGAATACCTGGTATGGGCCTGGGAGCGGGCGGCCCCGGCTGATCTGCCACTGCCCGGCGAGGCCACCGGCTGGCGGCTGGATATTCAATCGGTTCTCGCGCAAAAGCAGGCGGCCCTGGCCGCGCATGCCTCCCAACTGCCGGGCAGCCCTATCAACGATGATCCGACGGGTTTTACTTTAGCTGAATCGATGCTGGCGCATTTCGCGCAGCCGTTTGAAACGTATCTGGAAGTACCACTGCCCACCGGAAACCAAGAACAACATGGGTGA